GATACAAGCTAAAAACAGGGAGAAAGGGGAACAATAAACGATGAGACTAGATAAATTTCTAAAAATATCTCGTTTGATTAAACGTCGTACTTTGGCGAAAGAAGTGGCAGATCAAGGGCGAATTCAATTAAACGGGAATACAGCAAAGGCATCTACTGATGTATCTATAGGTGATGAGCTTTCCATTCGTTTTGGACAGAAGCAATTAACATTAGAGGTGACGTCTCTACGGGAAAATGTGAAAAAAGATGAGGCATCCTCTCTCTATAAAATTATAAGTGAGCAAGAGGTTTAGACAGACCGAACAAAAGCATTGAGCACGGATCTCCCTTTCCTGAGATCCGTGCTCATTTTTGTGTCTATTTAAGGATAAGGTCATCATCTTTTTTAAAGGGATTGTACATAAATGAATCCCCTCTTTCATAGATTGGTATCGATAAGGGGAGGGGTGGATATATGGAGTATTATGATAAAGAAGTACAAGGGTCCAGAGGGCAAGGGGATCATCACGTAAAGATGAATAATAGACGCAATCTGGAAATCACGGGAGTAAAAGAAGTCGATAGCTTTGATGCTGAAGAATTTTTGTTGCAGACCAATATGGGGTATTTAGTGGTTCGGGGCCAGAATCTACAGATGAAGAACTTAGATGTAGAGCAAGGGATCGTCTCTATTAAGGGAAAGGTGTATGAGCTCTCCTATTTGGATGAACAGCAACAGGAGAAAGCTAAAGGATTCTTTAGCAAAATGTTCAAATGAGTTTAGATACTCAATTTATTACAATGCTCATCATGTTTAGTAGTGGCGTCTACTTGGGTATGGTTATGGATACATTTAAAAGATTCGAACCCTTGTGGAAGCCGAACGTCGTCATGAGGTATTCGTTTGAAATTTTATTCTGGATTCTTCAAGGTTTGGTCTTGTTTTATTTTCTATTTTTAGCGAACCAAGGGGAATTACGTCTATATATTGTGCTGGCTGTGGTGTGCGGTTATGCTGCATACCAGGCCTTATTTAGGACAACCTATAAAAAAGTATTAGAGAGGTTAATCAAGATTGTTGCAGGGCTGATTCGTTTCCTCACGCGTCTTGTGACCGTTTTTATTGTTCGTCCTATCCGTTTTCTAATATTCACGATTGTGAAGCTAATTCTCCTTCTATGGACAACCTCGCTAGCCATTCTTTTCTTTTTACTAAAAATTATACTATATCCATTTCAGCTAATCGGGCGCATAACGTGGAAGCTTGTGCCGAAAAATGCGAAAAAATACTTACTAGACGTAGCAGGGTTTTATAGTAAAATAAAGAATATAATACTAAAATGGCGGGAATTTATCCAGCAAAAAAGGAGGTAGCACATCGTCGTGCAGAATCAACGTGACTCAGTGGCAAAGATTGATTCGGGATATGTAAAGCAGTATGATGCGCACGTAGAGCGTCAAAACAAGAAAAAGAAGCGGCTGATTCGCCGATTAGCCTTGTTTGTGATCGCCACCCTTCTGTTATTTGGTGGATTACTGACTTACCATATTCAACAACGAAGTCTTTATGCTGATAAACAGGCTAAATATGAAGAATTACAAGAAGAGATGAACCTATTAGAGAAGCAGGAAAAAGATTTTAAAGAAGAAATAAAGCTTTTAAATGATGAAGAGTACGTTTTACAAATCGCAAGAACGAACTATTTCTTCTCAAAAGAAGGCGAAATTATCTTTAAAATCCCTGATAATGGTCCCTCTTATTGACACTCTTTTTAAAGCTTATATATAATATATAAGAATGATACTTTTTGAAATTCATAAGGAGGAGCAATTTTTTTATGTCAATTGAAGTAGGCAGCAAGTTGCAGGGCAAGGTAACAGGTATCACTAATTTTGGAGCATTCGTTGAACTACCTAATGGTTCAACAGGCTTGGTTCATATTAGTGAGGTTGCTGATAATTATGTAAAAGACATTAATGATCACTTAAGTGAAGGCGACCAGGTAGAAGTGAAAGTGATTAATGTAGAAAAAGACGGTAAGATTGGCTTGTCTATTAAGAAAGCGAAGGACAACTACAAAGGTGACCGCGAACGTCGCAGTAATAACCATAATAAAGGCGGCGGAAAAGGCAAAGGAAACAAAGGCAACCAGCGCCCTGAGAATTTTGATTCGTTAATGAATCGTTTCCTTAAAGATAGTGATGAAAAACTCGCATCTTTAAAAAAGCACACGGAATCGAAACGTGGAGGTCGAGGTGCTAAACGAGGCTAACTTGCTGTCTATGAGCAACCATTATGAATTGAATGTTCTTATATAAAAAAGTGACCAGCTTTATTAAAAGCTGGTCACTTTTTGTATTCAATGAGGAAGGGGCGAAGAGCTTTGTTTGGTTCCTTTTATAAAGGTTTGATAATATGAATATATAGATGATTGAGGAGGAGGCCTTAGTCGTGAAGGAATGGATGGAAGAACATATAGTAAAGAGGTTGTTAGAAGATGCGATCAATCACACTCGAGTAGGTGTTACGATAACAGATCCAGACCAATCGGATAACCCGATTATTTATGCTAATAAAGGTTTTGAATCTATTACAGGATATCGCAATGATGAAATCATAGGGCGTAACTGTAGGTTTCTTCAAGGCGAACAGACAGATCAGGCAAGGATAGCTCAGTTAAAGCATGCCATTGCCAATAAAGAATCCGTTTCTATAACGCTCAAGAATTATAAGAAAGATGGAGAAACCTTCTGGAATGAACTACATATTGATCCAGTTTACGTAGAAGAAGAGAGTAAACATTTTTTTATTGGGATCCAACGAGATGTAACGGACAAGAAAAGGGCAGAAGAGGACTTAACAAAATCCTTAAACGAGATAACAGCTCTCTCTACACCGATTGTTCCTTTAACAGATGAGATCTCGGTTTTACCTTTGATCGGCAATATGGACGGGGAACGGCTTGCTATCATATCTGACAATATTGCAGAGAAGATGGCCTCTCTAAAACACCGTAAGTTGATTGTAGAATTATCAGGGTTAATCGATTTTGACGAAGAAGTTATTCACGGAATTTATAGATTGCATCATTTATTGCAACTTCTAGGTACGGAATTAATGATTGCTGGAATATCCGCTGACTTTGCAAGTAAAGCAGCTAGAATGGGGATCCTTGTAGATGATATTAAATCCTATGCCACGGTCAAGGATGCTTTAAGGAATTTACAAACCTCTCTATAACTTGAGGTTGAAATCATGAGGAATAGAAATGCTACACATATAAAAAAGCTGCTTCTTAATAAGAAGCAGCTTTTCCTTCATCCTATTTCACATAAATGTAAAAAAATCCACACCGGTGTGTGGTAGGACAAGAATTCGGATGATGACCCGTACGGGACTCGAACCCGTGTTACCGCCGTGAAAGGGCGGTGTCTTAACCGCTTGACCAACGGGCCGTTGAATAGTATCTAGTAAAATAAATGGTAGCGGCGGAGGGGATCGAACCCCCGACCTCACGGGTATGAACCGTACGCTCTCGCCAGCTGAGCTACACCGCCATAATCTTACTGTGTAATAGTATACTTTTTGTTTCTTCGGTGTGTTTCCCCCGAAGTCACAAGCATTATATTACATGACCAACGCCAAAGTGTCAACGGATTTTATAAATGTCATTATTTTTTGAATATTTAGCGCTTAATTCTGAAGTAAGATATGGGATTCCGACAGAGATAAAGGAGGGAGAGAAGGAAAGTTTCAAACAATTTGGCGAAAGACCATTCACCGTATAGAAAGCCGTCGAAACTTTTTTACATTCCGTTCTGTTGTTTTGACAAAATAAGCCTGTCCTATGTGATTAAATAAGTCACTAAGGGGGAGTGTTCAAATGGAGATCTTAACTAAACGAGGAGTTAAGGAAATGAGCGGGGTGGGTTTAGCTACTCTAGAAAATTGGAAGCGAAGGATGGGGGAGCAGGCGAAAGCCTTTATGATTGAAAAAGGGTGGCTTTTGTGGATTGTTGGCTTCCTGTTAGGAAGAGCGATTGTTCTATCATCAGTATCGCCTTTTGCCCTTTCTTTTCTCGCTTCTGTTTGGCTTATGAGAAAAGATAAGTCATTGAAGGTTATGTCCGCTGTTCTTATTGGTTCATTAACCTATAACTGGCAACATAGTCTCTATGTATTTGCGGCTATGATGAGTTTCTTCTTATTAGCCTTTGTACTTCAGCGCATGAAAAAACAGCAAGAAATCTTGCCTTTTGTGGTATTTCTCGCAAGTTTCATTCCAAGAGCCGTGGCTTATACTGTCGTTCAGCCTGCTGAAGCATATGATTGGATGCTTGCCGTTGTAGAAGCAAGCTTGAGCGCGATCCTTGTACTTATCTTTATGCAGAGTATTCCATTGTTATCACCAAAACGTTATAAACAATCACTCAAAAATGAAGAGATTGTTTGTATGATTATCTTATTAGCTTCCGTCCTAACAGGTACGATTGGATGGCAAATTTATAATATATCGCTTGAACAAACGTTATCGAGGTATCTTGTCCTATGGCTTGCTTACATTGGTGGGGCGGCTATTGGTTCAACCGTCGGAGTGGTGACGGGGTTAATATTAAGTCTGGCTAACGTGGCAAGCTTATATCAAATGAGTTTATTAGCCTTCTCTGGGTTACTGGGTGGTTTATTAAAAGAAGGAAAGAAGATTGGGGTGGGGGTTGGCCTCTTCGTTGGTACGATGCTAATCGGTATTTACGGGGAAGGACTGGGTTCATTGGCTCCGTCCATGTTAGAGTCTTCCGTGGCTGTTTTGCTCTTCTTTGTCACGCCAGAAAAGTGGATTCGTAATTTGGCCAGGTATATACCTGGGACCAATGAACATTCCCAGGAGCAAGAGCAATACTTACAAAAAATCCGCAA
The nucleotide sequence above comes from Pontibacillus chungwhensis. Encoded proteins:
- a CDS encoding FtsB family cell division protein; translation: MQNQRDSVAKIDSGYVKQYDAHVERQNKKKKRLIRRLALFVIATLLLFGGLLTYHIQQRSLYADKQAKYEELQEEMNLLEKQEKDFKEEIKLLNDEEYVLQIARTNYFFSKEGEIIFKIPDNGPSY
- a CDS encoding S1 domain-containing RNA-binding protein → MSIEVGSKLQGKVTGITNFGAFVELPNGSTGLVHISEVADNYVKDINDHLSEGDQVEVKVINVEKDGKIGLSIKKAKDNYKGDRERRSNNHNKGGGKGKGNKGNQRPENFDSLMNRFLKDSDEKLASLKKHTESKRGGRGAKRG
- the yabQ gene encoding spore cortex biosynthesis protein YabQ, whose amino-acid sequence is MSLDTQFITMLIMFSSGVYLGMVMDTFKRFEPLWKPNVVMRYSFEILFWILQGLVLFYFLFLANQGELRLYIVLAVVCGYAAYQALFRTTYKKVLERLIKIVAGLIRFLTRLVTVFIVRPIRFLIFTIVKLILLLWTTSLAILFFLLKIILYPFQLIGRITWKLVPKNAKKYLLDVAGFYSKIKNIILKWREFIQQKRR
- a CDS encoding RNA-binding S4 domain-containing protein codes for the protein MRLDKFLKISRLIKRRTLAKEVADQGRIQLNGNTAKASTDVSIGDELSIRFGQKQLTLEVTSLRENVKKDEASSLYKIISEQEV
- a CDS encoding STAS domain-containing protein translates to MKEWMEEHIVKRLLEDAINHTRVGVTITDPDQSDNPIIYANKGFESITGYRNDEIIGRNCRFLQGEQTDQARIAQLKHAIANKESVSITLKNYKKDGETFWNELHIDPVYVEEESKHFFIGIQRDVTDKKRAEEDLTKSLNEITALSTPIVPLTDEISVLPLIGNMDGERLAIISDNIAEKMASLKHRKLIVELSGLIDFDEEVIHGIYRLHHLLQLLGTELMIAGISADFASKAARMGILVDDIKSYATVKDALRNLQTSL
- the yabP gene encoding sporulation protein YabP codes for the protein MNNRRNLEITGVKEVDSFDAEEFLLQTNMGYLVVRGQNLQMKNLDVEQGIVSIKGKVYELSYLDEQQQEKAKGFFSKMFK